TGGCGCCCACTGAGGCGAAAAGCCGTGCAGAGCGGGTGATTCGCATGGTCGGCTTGGCCGGCTTTGAGGAAGCTTACCCGCGCGAACTTTCCGGCGGCATGAAACAGCGCGTGGGCATGGCGCGGGCGCTGTCGGTTGATCCGGAAATATTGTTCATGGACGAGCCCTTCAGCCATGTCGATGCTTTGACGGCGGAAAGCTTGCGGGCGGAAATTGTCGACATTTGGGCGGCGCTGGATAAAAATCCGTCTTCAATTTTAATGGTCAGTCACGACATTAAAGAGGTTGTGTACATGGCAGATCGGATTGTCGTGCTGGGGGCGAATCCGGGCCGGCTGCGAACCATTTTGGAAAACAAATTGCCGCGGCCGCGAAATTATCGATCGTACGAATTTAACGCGCTGGTCGATCAACTGCACGAAATTATCACGGGGAAGGAATTGCCTGACCAGCCGCCGGTGATGTCGCGGTCCGGCTTGCCCTCGATGGAGCCGTTGCCGGAAACCAGCTCGAGCGAGATAGTGGGGTTATTGGAATATTTGGATGCGCGCGGCGGGCAGGAAGAGTTGTTCCGCATTGCCGCGGATACACACCGGGAGTTCGGAGATATTATTAAAACAGTTCGTGCCGCTGAAATGCTGGAATTTGTCGATACGCCCAAGCGGATGGTCGTGCTCGATACGGCGGGACGAAAATTCTTAAGCGGCACCGCCGAGCAGCGGCAGGAAATTTGGCGCGAGCAACTTTTGAAGTTGCGGCTGTTCCGTGAAATTTACGACGCCATCCTGCGGCAGCCGGAGCATAAAGTGCATCAGGATTTCGTGGAGGAAACCATCATTCTTCGCTTGCCGCAAGAGAACCACGAGAAGACGTTCCAAACTTTCGTCCGTTGGGCGCGGTTCGGCAATTTGCTAGCCTACGACGAAAACACGCAGGAACTGTCGCTGCAGTGAAGCGCCGCCAAGCGCCAGCACTGCAGCGCACCTTTCCTTTTATTGCACCAAATGCACCTGCGGATTATCGATGATGCTATCCAGCAGGCTCGTCATTTCCGTTTCGTATGTCGATGGATCGCCGCTGGTGCGCGGGGCCTGGCCGTTGGTGTCGGCCGTGCCGCCCGTGCGGGCCATGCGATCCATGAAGTCGTAATCGGCCGCCAAGCCCAAGGCGAGCGCGTAAACGCTCATGACGGAACTTCCGCTGCCCATGGTGCTGGTCGTGCTTCCCGCTTGCATCGCGGCGGCGGTCATCAACGCGGCATCGCTCGGATAATCGCTGCTGTCGCCATAGTAATTGGAAACACCATTGTACGTGCTGGGGTTGGAGGCTTCGTACGAGCTCACCGTGGAGTTGCTGCTGTCTTTCAAGTTCGCCACACCGTCGGTCAGCAGGATCACAATTTTTTGCGTGTTCTCTCGGCCTGTGCCTCCCTGGCTGGCGGGCTTGATGAGATTATAAGCCTGCACCAAACCCTCTTCGGTGTCGGTGCTGTTGCTGTTTTCGCCGACGGCCTGCATTGTGGCGGCGCTGGTCATCGCGGAAGCATAATCGGTAGTGAGCGCCACGCGAGTTTTCACGCCGCCGGTTTTATCGAACGTGACGACCGACACCCAGTCTTTTTGATTGTTATCGGTGATGTTTGAATTTTTACTCTTCACTTCCTGAATGCCCGCGATTACCGAGCGACGTTCCGAGTGGGTTGGCTGCTCGTCCGGCGGGAAACTAAAGCTCGTGCCGCCCACGCTTTCAGAGTGATAGGGGCAATTCGAGTTGCTCACCGAAAGCTCTCCGTAATCGCCATTGCTGTCGACCGTTTGATCGCGACCGCCCTGCTCCATCAACCAAGAGACGTAAGTGCGGTAGCCAATCACGTAACTGCTGTTGGCAGTGATGT
Above is a window of Pirellulales bacterium DNA encoding:
- a CDS encoding nitrate/sulfonate/bicarbonate ABC transporter ATP-binding protein, encoding MSATTVIEQPAVRLCEARGISHEFPQPNGQALLVLDNITLAIQPNEIVALLGPSGCGKSTILRILAGLIRPTHGEVLYHGQPLNGLNPGAAIVFQSFALYPWLTVTQNIEVVLAAANVAPTEAKSRAERVIRMVGLAGFEEAYPRELSGGMKQRVGMARALSVDPEILFMDEPFSHVDALTAESLRAEIVDIWAALDKNPSSILMVSHDIKEVVYMADRIVVLGANPGRLRTILENKLPRPRNYRSYEFNALVDQLHEIITGKELPDQPPVMSRSGLPSMEPLPETSSSEIVGLLEYLDARGGQEELFRIAADTHREFGDIIKTVRAAEMLEFVDTPKRMVVLDTAGRKFLSGTAEQRQEIWREQLLKLRLFREIYDAILRQPEHKVHQDFVEETIILRLPQENHEKTFQTFVRWARFGNLLAYDENTQELSLQ